The Magnolia sinica isolate HGM2019 chromosome 9, MsV1, whole genome shotgun sequence genome contains a region encoding:
- the LOC131254976 gene encoding uncharacterized protein LOC131254976 yields MARTKRTFHLIKPPTSQPSRASLPFSPTPSQIPESSSPVPAPSSSISEPTSFAPAPSSIPKPTSSPLTHEDRPRKRIKVTKKHPAYIKEPILPVLDFSNRIQALSWPICKAIIVGDLTGPLKQGRETD; encoded by the coding sequence ATGGCTCGCACCAAAAGGACTTTCCATCTAATAAAACCGCCTACTAGCCAGCCTTCCCGTGCTAGCCTTCCATTCTCCCCAACCCCTTCTCAAATTCCTGAATCTTCTTCTCCTGTTCCTGcaccttcttcttcaatctctgAACCTACTTCTTTTGCTCCTGCACCTTCTTCAATTCCTAAACCTACTTCTTCCCCCCTTACCCACGAAGATCGGCCAAGGAAGAGAATCAAAGTCACTAAAAAACATCCTGCCTATATTAAAGAACCTATTTTGCCCGTCCTCGATTTTTCTAATAGAATTCAAGCATTATCTTGGCCGATATGCAAAGCCATCATTGTTGGAGATCTAACAGGACCTCTAAAGCAAGGACGAGAGACTGACTAG